A genomic window from Geoalkalibacter sp. includes:
- the nifS gene encoding cysteine desulfurase NifS — translation MKQIYMDYNATTPVRPEVVEAILPFYREQFGNPSSVHWAGRSVSAAVEKAREQVARLINASPAEIVFTSCGSEGDNLAIKGTVEALRERGNHIITTAVEHPAVLNTCEYLAKNGCEVTFLPVDAEGMLDPARLEAAINEKTILISAMWGNNETGTIFPIEQIGAIARKYKVRFHTDAVQAVGKLPVDVQQAGVDLLVLSGHKIGAPKGVGAIYIRRGTRMVPLIHGGHQERNRRAGTHNVAGIVGLGLACELAGQQLAENAARMKALRDRLEEGILARIPEVKVNGHPTQRLPNTLNVSFAYIEGESLLLNFDMKGVAASSGSACTSGSLEPSHVMGAMGVDIALAHSSTRFSLGPDSTEEDVDYVLEILPPIVARLRAMSPLYPGNR, via the coding sequence GTGAAACAGATCTACATGGATTACAATGCCACCACGCCGGTGCGACCCGAGGTGGTTGAAGCCATACTTCCCTTTTATCGCGAACAGTTCGGCAATCCCTCCAGCGTGCATTGGGCGGGTCGTTCGGTGAGCGCGGCGGTGGAGAAGGCGCGCGAGCAGGTGGCGCGGCTCATTAATGCGAGTCCCGCCGAAATCGTCTTCACCAGCTGCGGCAGCGAGGGCGACAATCTGGCCATCAAGGGCACGGTGGAGGCTCTTCGGGAGCGTGGCAACCACATCATCACCACCGCCGTGGAGCATCCGGCGGTGCTCAATACCTGCGAGTACCTGGCGAAAAACGGCTGCGAGGTCACCTTCCTGCCCGTCGATGCCGAGGGCATGCTCGATCCGGCGCGCCTCGAAGCCGCCATCAACGAAAAGACCATTTTGATTTCGGCCATGTGGGGCAACAACGAAACCGGCACCATTTTTCCCATCGAGCAGATCGGGGCCATCGCGCGCAAATACAAGGTGCGTTTTCACACCGATGCGGTGCAGGCGGTGGGCAAGCTGCCCGTCGATGTGCAACAGGCGGGCGTCGATCTGCTGGTGCTCTCGGGACACAAGATCGGCGCTCCCAAGGGCGTGGGCGCCATCTACATTCGGCGCGGCACGCGCATGGTGCCCCTGATTCACGGTGGCCATCAGGAGCGCAACCGGCGCGCCGGCACGCACAACGTGGCGGGCATCGTCGGACTGGGCCTGGCCTGCGAGTTGGCCGGGCAGCAACTGGCAGAGAACGCCGCGCGCATGAAGGCTTTGCGCGACCGGCTCGAGGAGGGTATTCTCGCGCGGATTCCCGAGGTCAAGGTCAATGGGCATCCGACCCAGCGCCTGCCCAACACGCTCAACGTGAGCTTTGCCTACATCGAGGGTGAATCGCTGCTGCTCAATTTCGACATGAAGGGGGTGGCCGCGTCCTCCGGTTCGGCCTGCACCTCCGGGTCGCTGGAACCCTCTCATGTCATGGGGGCCATGGGCGTCGACATCGCGCTGGCTCATTCGAGCACGCGCTTCAGCCTCGGGCCCGACAGCACCGAGGAAGACGTCGATTATGTGTTGGAAATCCTGCCGCCCATCGTCGCGCGGCTGCGGGCCATGAGCCCGCTTTATCCCGGTAACCGATGA
- a CDS encoding Rrf2 family transcriptional regulator produces the protein MRLSTKAQYAVRAMVSLSLNSDGAPMTIKDISAREGISLTYLEQLFVKLRRGKIVKSVRGPGGGYVLGRPAAQIQVDQIIDSVEETLVPVSCMQEDGSCACTDQCITHTVWQGLGEKIRAFLSSITLEDLTRDAQERLGIRKVN, from the coding sequence ATGAGACTCTCCACGAAAGCCCAATATGCGGTGCGCGCCATGGTCAGCCTCAGCCTCAACAGCGACGGGGCACCCATGACCATCAAGGATATCTCGGCGCGCGAGGGAATTTCCCTCACCTATCTGGAACAGCTGTTCGTCAAGCTGCGGCGCGGCAAGATCGTCAAAAGCGTGCGCGGTCCCGGCGGCGGCTATGTGCTGGGGCGCCCCGCGGCGCAGATCCAGGTCGATCAGATCATCGACAGCGTCGAAGAAACCCTGGTGCCCGTGTCGTGCATGCAGGAGGACGGAAGCTGCGCCTGCACCGACCAGTGCATCACCCATACGGTCTGGCAGGGGCTCGGTGAAAAGATCCGGGCTTTTCTTTCGTCCATCACCCTGGAAGATTTGACCCGTGATGCTCAGGAGCGGCTGGGCATCCGTAAAGTGAATTGA
- a CDS encoding putative signal transducing protein, protein MVRFYDASNAEEQERVEMLLRGAGIEYFLREVSGGMGPAEILLAEEDLPRAEEILARAGRPSYH, encoded by the coding sequence ATGGTACGTTTTTACGATGCCTCCAATGCGGAGGAACAGGAACGTGTGGAGATGCTGTTGCGCGGTGCCGGCATTGAATACTTTCTCCGAGAGGTCTCCGGAGGTATGGGTCCGGCGGAAATTCTTCTGGCGGAGGAGGATCTGCCGCGCGCTGAAGAGATCCTGGCCAGGGCCGGGCGCCCGTCTTATCATTGA
- the ilvA gene encoding threonine ammonia-lyase, biosynthetic, with protein MQKMLKLILTSRVYDAAVETPLDDAPGLSVALGNRVLLKREDLQPVFSFKLRGAYNRIAHLSDAERQRGVIAASAGNHAQGVAFSARKLGIAATIVMPATTPQIKVDAVAGYGARIVLHGDSYTEAAEHCARLVEETGMIYIHPFDDELVIAGQGTVADELLRQSAGKLDAVFVPVGGGGLIAGMAAYLKALRPEVRVIGVEPHDADAMARSLEAGRRVRLESVGIFADGVAVLEVGKLTYELCRKYVDEIVRVDTDELCSAIKSVYQATRTIVEPAGALGLAGLQKWARINRPAGQTLVAINSGANMNFDRLRYVAERTLVGEKKEALFAVTIPEQPGSLKRFCRDMVAGRNITEFNYRLSRRDHAHIFVGITVRDAEERLSFGMRMNEAGFVNIDLTDNELAKTHIRYMVGGRSVTAGREVLYRFWFPERPGALGRFLDAMGENWNISLFHYRTQGGDFGRVLIGLEIPEEEDGQFQRFLGNLGYRYEEETSNPAYRLFL; from the coding sequence ATGCAGAAAATGCTCAAACTCATCCTGACCTCCAGGGTTTACGATGCCGCCGTCGAGACGCCCCTGGACGATGCTCCCGGTCTTTCCGTCGCGCTGGGCAACCGCGTCCTGCTCAAGCGCGAGGATTTGCAGCCGGTATTTTCCTTCAAGCTGCGCGGCGCCTACAACCGCATCGCCCATCTGAGCGATGCGGAGCGACAACGCGGGGTGATCGCCGCCTCAGCCGGAAACCATGCCCAGGGGGTGGCTTTTTCGGCCCGCAAGCTGGGTATCGCCGCGACCATCGTCATGCCCGCCACCACGCCGCAGATCAAGGTCGATGCCGTGGCCGGCTACGGCGCGCGCATCGTGCTGCACGGCGACAGCTACACCGAAGCCGCCGAGCACTGCGCGCGCCTGGTCGAGGAAACGGGGATGATTTACATCCATCCCTTCGATGACGAACTGGTGATCGCCGGCCAGGGCACGGTGGCCGATGAACTTCTGCGCCAAAGCGCCGGCAAGCTCGATGCCGTGTTCGTGCCCGTGGGCGGCGGCGGGTTGATCGCCGGCATGGCCGCCTATCTCAAGGCCTTGCGGCCCGAGGTGCGCGTCATCGGAGTCGAGCCCCATGACGCCGACGCCATGGCGCGCTCCCTGGAGGCCGGGCGCCGCGTGCGGCTCGAATCCGTGGGAATATTCGCCGACGGGGTGGCGGTGCTCGAGGTGGGAAAGCTGACCTATGAGTTGTGTCGCAAGTATGTGGATGAGATCGTGCGCGTGGATACGGATGAATTGTGCAGCGCCATCAAGAGCGTCTATCAGGCGACCCGTACCATCGTCGAACCGGCCGGTGCGCTGGGACTGGCCGGTTTGCAGAAGTGGGCGAGAATCAACCGGCCCGCCGGTCAGACCCTGGTGGCGATCAATTCCGGCGCCAACATGAATTTCGACCGGCTGCGCTACGTGGCCGAGCGCACCCTGGTGGGCGAGAAAAAAGAGGCGTTGTTCGCCGTGACCATCCCTGAGCAGCCCGGTTCCCTCAAGCGCTTCTGCCGGGACATGGTGGCGGGGCGCAACATCACTGAGTTCAACTACCGCCTGTCGCGACGCGATCATGCCCACATCTTCGTCGGCATCACTGTGCGCGACGCCGAGGAGCGTCTCTCCTTCGGCATGCGTATGAACGAGGCGGGCTTCGTCAATATCGACCTCACCGACAACGAACTGGCCAAGACCCACATCCGCTACATGGTCGGCGGTCGCTCCGTGACCGCCGGGCGCGAGGTGCTCTACCGGTTCTGGTTTCCCGAGCGACCCGGGGCCCTGGGTCGCTTTCTCGACGCCATGGGCGAGAATTGGAACATCTCCCTGTTCCATTATCGCACCCAGGGAGGAGATTTCGGCCGGGTGCTCATCGGCCTGGAAATCCCCGAGGAGGAGGATGGCCAATTTCAGCGGTTTCTCGGCAACCTCGGCTATCGCTACGAGGAGGAAACGTCAAATCCGGCCTATCGTTTGTTTCTCTGA
- a CDS encoding acetyl-CoA C-acyltransferase produces the protein MNDKSRRTAIIGGMRTPFVKAGGPFRHHDPLKLSSHAVRGLLERFALDPQKVQRLVWGRVIHDPRISNLAREIVFDLRLPARIHADLVSNNCITGMHALMSVADAIAAGHCEVGIAGGVESMSNTPLLFGREATRIFTDAAMAKALGDRIKILARLRPRHFKPRALGVKEPSTGLSMGEHAEISAKHWQITRREQDEIALRSHQRAAAATRDGRLKAEISPLDGLDHDTLVRGDTSLEKLAKLPPVFDRSGTGTITAGNASALTDGASALLLMSEERAAQEGLTALAFIKAVEFAAIDPGDGLLMAPAVAVPRLLRRTGLTLGQMDIVEMHEAFGAQVACNLKAWEKGWKEEAIGRVDPDRLNPLGSSIAVGHPFGATGTRIVTTLANEMARRDAKYGLVSICAAGAMAAAMILERP, from the coding sequence ATGAACGACAAGTCGCGACGCACGGCCATCATCGGCGGCATGCGCACTCCCTTCGTCAAGGCGGGAGGGCCTTTTCGTCATCACGATCCGCTGAAACTTTCCAGCCATGCGGTGCGCGGTCTGCTGGAGCGATTCGCCCTTGACCCGCAAAAGGTGCAACGCCTGGTGTGGGGGCGGGTCATTCACGATCCGCGCATCTCCAACCTGGCGCGGGAGATCGTTTTCGATCTCAGGCTGCCCGCGCGCATCCATGCCGATCTGGTCTCCAACAACTGCATCACCGGCATGCACGCCCTAATGAGCGTGGCTGACGCGATCGCCGCCGGGCATTGCGAGGTGGGCATCGCCGGCGGGGTGGAATCCATGTCCAATACGCCCCTGCTGTTCGGTCGCGAGGCCACCCGAATCTTCACCGATGCCGCCATGGCCAAGGCCTTGGGGGATCGCATAAAGATTCTCGCCCGGTTGCGGCCGCGGCATTTCAAGCCCCGCGCCCTGGGCGTCAAGGAGCCCTCCACGGGCCTGTCCATGGGCGAGCACGCGGAGATTTCGGCCAAACACTGGCAGATCACGCGCCGCGAGCAGGATGAAATCGCGCTGCGCAGCCACCAGCGGGCGGCCGCCGCCACCCGCGATGGGCGGCTCAAGGCGGAAATTTCCCCCCTCGACGGGCTGGATCATGACACCCTGGTGCGGGGCGACACCAGTCTGGAAAAACTGGCCAAGTTGCCGCCGGTGTTCGATCGCAGCGGCACGGGTACCATCACCGCCGGCAACGCGAGTGCTTTGACCGACGGCGCCTCGGCCTTGCTGCTCATGTCCGAGGAGCGCGCCGCCCAAGAAGGGTTGACGGCATTGGCCTTCATCAAGGCCGTGGAATTTGCCGCCATCGATCCGGGCGACGGTCTGCTCATGGCGCCAGCCGTGGCGGTGCCGCGTCTGCTGCGGCGCACCGGTCTGACCCTGGGGCAGATGGATATCGTGGAAATGCATGAAGCCTTCGGCGCGCAGGTCGCCTGCAACCTCAAGGCCTGGGAAAAGGGCTGGAAGGAAGAGGCCATCGGGCGGGTTGACCCGGACAGGCTCAATCCCCTGGGCAGTTCCATCGCCGTCGGTCATCCCTTCGGGGCTACCGGCACCCGCATCGTCACCACCCTGGCCAATGAAATGGCGCGGCGCGACGCGAAATACGGCCTGGTGTCCATCTGCGCCGCGGGGGCCATGGCGGCGGCGATGATTCTGGAACGGCCGTAG
- a CDS encoding ATP-binding protein — MNQTILVADPELSGEIISFLEDCGFSILSAATFDELLLLGAQVKADLVLLDAALPGFAGADGLRRLRQLPGAGKAAVILCSSPDVDHARLNPFALNADDYLAKPCDPQALLNRIRFCLSRKAVLGEPQVLSREAVERPEVNEESREFAGDDFFELMQKILCDLSRFKNLERCSVALLEQERSLAYVIASSDATAPTGWRLDLANYPELREVGRTGHPLVVRNVRQAPIMAPVADRLHSQVFQSLLVIPVLVGGCVVGALVLRFAEPDPELTQEELFFCRLMALMFAQVIKNSQDLPRIHAMLREENRHLQKQLEKRDLFAMRAISALQTPVTAIHGFCSLIKEGGMTRLDPDQQDYFGKVIETCEELDKLMGDLLDLSRILSGKAPFDMGERDLCVIVRKVHEKAWPRALAKGLSFQWDMQPYNCRAWFDAASIQRVLEGLVNNAIRFTAPGGQIRLAVEERDTEIRVHVQDSGIGIAPPQLARLLGECTAESALGENSECGVGISLYRAIIAAHAGRLWAESQPGRGSLFSFSLPKMAIAAN, encoded by the coding sequence ATGAACCAGACCATCCTTGTCGCCGACCCCGAGTTGTCCGGCGAAATCATCTCTTTTCTTGAAGACTGTGGTTTTTCCATCCTGTCGGCGGCGACCTTTGACGAACTGTTGCTGCTCGGCGCCCAGGTGAAGGCGGATCTGGTGCTGCTCGATGCGGCTCTGCCCGGCTTTGCGGGGGCCGATGGCCTCAGGCGGCTGCGGCAGCTTCCAGGGGCCGGCAAAGCCGCGGTGATTCTTTGTTCCTCGCCCGATGTCGATCACGCCCGTTTAAATCCCTTTGCCCTCAACGCCGATGATTATCTGGCCAAGCCCTGCGACCCTCAAGCGTTGCTGAACCGCATCAGATTTTGCCTGAGCAGAAAAGCGGTTCTTGGCGAACCGCAGGTGTTGAGTCGAGAGGCTGTGGAGCGTCCCGAGGTCAACGAGGAGTCCAGGGAGTTCGCGGGCGATGATTTTTTCGAGTTGATGCAGAAAATTCTCTGCGATCTCTCGCGCTTCAAAAATCTCGAACGCTGTTCCGTGGCGCTTCTGGAGCAGGAACGCAGTCTCGCCTACGTCATCGCCTCAAGTGATGCGACGGCACCCACGGGATGGCGGCTCGATCTGGCCAACTACCCCGAACTTCGGGAAGTCGGCCGTACCGGACATCCCCTGGTTGTGCGCAACGTTCGCCAGGCACCCATCATGGCGCCGGTGGCCGATCGCCTGCACAGCCAGGTCTTTCAATCGTTGCTGGTGATTCCCGTGCTGGTGGGCGGCTGCGTGGTGGGGGCGCTGGTGCTGCGGTTTGCCGAACCCGATCCCGAGCTCACCCAGGAGGAGTTGTTTTTCTGCCGCCTCATGGCGCTGATGTTCGCCCAGGTGATCAAGAATTCCCAGGATCTGCCGCGGATTCATGCCATGCTGCGCGAGGAAAATCGCCACCTGCAAAAACAATTGGAGAAGCGCGATCTCTTCGCCATGCGTGCCATCAGCGCCTTGCAGACTCCGGTGACCGCCATTCATGGGTTTTGCTCCCTGATCAAGGAGGGTGGCATGACCCGCCTCGATCCGGATCAGCAGGACTATTTCGGCAAGGTGATCGAAACCTGCGAGGAACTGGACAAGCTGATGGGCGATCTGCTGGATCTCTCGCGGATCCTGTCCGGCAAGGCACCCTTCGATATGGGCGAGCGCGATCTGTGCGTCATCGTGCGCAAGGTCCATGAGAAGGCCTGGCCGCGGGCTCTCGCCAAGGGGCTGAGCTTTCAATGGGACATGCAGCCCTACAATTGCCGGGCCTGGTTCGATGCGGCAAGCATTCAGCGCGTGCTCGAGGGCCTGGTGAACAATGCCATTCGCTTTACCGCCCCCGGAGGACAGATCCGTCTGGCCGTCGAGGAGCGAGATACGGAAATCCGCGTTCACGTACAAGACAGCGGCATCGGCATCGCCCCGCCTCAGCTGGCTCGTCTTCTCGGTGAATGCACGGCGGAGTCGGCCTTGGGCGAGAATTCCGAGTGCGGCGTCGGCATTTCCCTGTATCGCGCCATCATCGCGGCCCATGCCGGTCGTCTCTGGGCCGAGAGTCAACCGGGCCGCGGCAGCCTATTCAGTTTCAGCCTGCCGAAGATGGCCATCGCGGCCAATTAG
- the nifU gene encoding Fe-S cluster assembly scaffold protein NifU, with protein sequence MYTEKVMDHFSNPRNVGEIENADGVGEVGNASCGDIMKIFLKVEDNVIKDVKFKTFGCGAAIATSSMVTEMAIGKTIDEALELTNAAVAEALDGLPANKMHCSNLAADALHEAIKNYKEKHGAG encoded by the coding sequence ATGTACACCGAAAAAGTCATGGATCATTTCAGCAACCCCCGCAACGTGGGTGAGATCGAAAACGCCGATGGCGTCGGAGAAGTGGGCAACGCCTCCTGCGGCGACATCATGAAGATCTTTCTCAAGGTCGAGGACAATGTCATCAAGGACGTCAAGTTTAAAACCTTCGGCTGCGGCGCGGCTATCGCCACCTCGTCCATGGTGACCGAAATGGCCATCGGCAAAACCATCGATGAAGCCCTGGAGCTGACCAACGCCGCCGTCGCCGAAGCCCTCGACGGCCTGCCGGCCAACAAGATGCACTGCAGCAATCTTGCCGCCGACGCCTTGCACGAAGCGATCAAGAATTACAAGGAAAAGCACGGGGCAGGGTAG
- the cysE gene encoding serine O-acetyltransferase, protein MLESLKEDIKAVFDRDPAVRSVAEVIFCYPGFHAMLFYRVAHSLWQRKFYFLGRFVSHLGRFFTGIEIHPGARIGRGFFIDHGMGVVIGETAEIGDNCTLYHGVTLGGTSWAKEKRHPTLGNNVIIGSGAKVLGPFTVGDNSKIGSNSVVVKEVPPNSTVVGVPGRMVISGGQKVEDRVDLEHDKLPDPEAKAIACLFDQVRALERKVKDLTARLEAQGVVVAAGEPTEEPRPLEETKAAG, encoded by the coding sequence ATGCTGGAAAGCCTCAAGGAAGACATCAAGGCCGTATTCGACAGGGATCCGGCCGTGCGCAGCGTGGCCGAAGTCATTTTTTGCTATCCCGGATTTCACGCCATGCTTTTTTACCGGGTGGCCCATTCCCTGTGGCAGCGCAAATTCTATTTTCTCGGGCGCTTCGTATCGCACCTCGGGCGGTTTTTCACGGGGATCGAGATTCATCCGGGGGCGCGTATCGGTAGAGGTTTTTTCATCGATCACGGCATGGGCGTGGTGATCGGCGAGACCGCCGAAATCGGCGACAACTGTACTCTCTATCACGGCGTGACCCTGGGCGGTACCTCCTGGGCCAAGGAAAAACGTCATCCGACGCTTGGCAACAATGTGATCATCGGGTCGGGCGCCAAGGTGCTTGGACCCTTTACCGTCGGCGACAACAGCAAGATCGGTTCCAATTCGGTGGTGGTCAAGGAAGTTCCGCCCAACAGCACGGTGGTCGGGGTGCCGGGACGCATGGTGATTTCCGGCGGGCAGAAGGTGGAGGATCGGGTCGATCTCGAACACGACAAGCTGCCCGACCCGGAAGCCAAGGCGATTGCCTGTCTGTTCGATCAGGTGCGGGCCCTGGAGCGCAAGGTCAAGGACCTTACCGCACGTCTCGAGGCCCAGGGCGTCGTGGTGGCCGCGGGTGAACCGACGGAGGAGCCGCGGCCTCTTGAAGAAACCAAGGCGGCGGGATAG